The nucleotide window TCTCCGTGCGGAGCTGGGTACAACTCAGTTTCAGTCACAACAGATGGGAGAATCTTGTCCTGCCCGATCGCTGTCAGGGAGAAGTGGGCTGAGCTCGGGGACGTGAACTCTGGATTTTCTCTTATGGACGAGCCATTACCTAAAGAGTGTATGAACTGTGAATTCAAAAGGTATTGCGGAGGAAGATGCCTCTATGCCTCCAAGGAGAAGTATTGGGGAGAGGAAGGTTTTAAGATAACGGATGAGATAAATAAGGAATACCTTAGAACCGTTCTGTCCCTGATACCTAAGATTGACCAACTACTCAAGAAAGGGGTAATTTCCCTATCCGATCTCAGGTACGATCCCACGCAGGATTCCACGGAAGTAATACCCTGAGTCTCCCTTGAAACACCAACAAAGTAATTAACGCCCGACACTTTTATAGTGATTATGGATTCCTCCGGATTCTTTAACGAAGTAGCTGAGAGATGGCAAAGGGAGTGGGAGAAGGCCAAGCTCTTTGACGCAAATCCATCAGACAAGGAGAAGTATTTCATCACGGTCGCCTTCCCATACACCAACAGCCCACTTCACATAGGTCACGGTAGGACTTACGTCACGGCAGACATAGTGGCCAGGTACCAAAGAATGAAGGGAAGGAACGTGCTGTTCCCTTTCGCCTTTCAATTTACCGGTACGCCAATCCTGTCCATAGCAGAGTCCATAAAGAGAGGAGATAAGGACATTATCTCAGACTTCATAAACCTCTACAACATTAGTGAGGAAAAGATTAAGGAATTTGAGGACCCGTACAGGTTGGCTGAGTACTTTAGGGAGGACATGAAAAGAATGGCCAAGGCGTTAGGACTGAGCGTCGATTGGAGGAGGGAGTTCACAACTGTTGACCCACGCTTTGAGCAGTTCGTGAAGTGGCAGTTTAGGAAATTGAGAGAGAAGGGATTCATTGTCACGGAGACCGACGCTGTGGGTTTTTGTCCAAACGACAACTTCCCCGTAGGGATGCATGACACTAAGGGAGACGTTGAGCCTGAAATTCAGGAGATAGACGTTGTTGAGTTTGAGGGGGAGGACCTGGTTTTTCCAACAGCGACAGCCAGACCTGAGACGGTTTTCGGAGCTACGGCAATTCTGGTAAACCCAGAGGCCAATTACGTAGTGGTCAAGGGATCTAAGTGGGTATTATCCAAGGACACCTTTGAAAAAATATCCTATCAGAGGGAACTCGTTGTGGAGAGTGAGATCAAGGGGAGCGATCTGATAGGAAAGAAGGCAAAAAACCCGATCACAGGTAAAGAGGTTAAGGTTTACGGGAGCAAGTACGTGGACTCAGGGGTGGGTACAGGGTGCGTAATGGCGGTTCCTGCCCATGAGCCTCTTCACTATCTTGGTCTGTCAGAGTTGATGAATGAGGTGGAAGTGATACCGGTCATCACAACTGAAGGTTACGGCGATTTCCCTGGGCCTGAAGCTTTGGCTACTGCAGGAACCAAGAACCCCGCTGAGCTCAAGGACTACATAGACACCCTGTATAGGGAGGAGTACTATAAAGGCGCTGTGAGAGAGGACGTTGTGGACCTAGTTCCAGACTTCATGAGGCCTTTCGTTAAGGAAAGGATAGCCGGTAAGAGGGTGCCCGAGGCTAGGAAAGCTACAGTGGAACTGCTCAGGAACATAGGGAAACACGATTCTATATTCGAGATCGCAAATGGACCTGTCTACTGTAGATGCGGAACAGAGATAGTGGTGAAGGTGTTAAGGAACCAATGGTACATAGCCTATGATAACCCGCTATGGAAGTCCTGGACAATGAAAGCCCTAGAGAGAGTCAACGTAATACCGGAGGACACCAAGAGAGACTTGGCAAAGGCTGTATTTTCAATGAGGAAGAGGGCCTGCTCCAGGAGTAGAGGGTTAGGAGTTAGATTACCTTGGGATGACTCCCAGATCGTGGACAGCCTAAGTGATTCAACGATCTACACAGCTTTCTATACAATAGCCCATCAGCTCAACGTTGAACCAGAGAAGCTCAGTGATGCCTTCTGGGATTTTGTGCTTCTGGGAAGAGGAGACCCCTCTGAAGTCCAAAAGGCTACAGGTTTAAGCCACGAGGAGCTCACTTCACTGAGGAAGGAGTTTACCT belongs to Metallosphaera tengchongensis and includes:
- the leuS gene encoding leucine--tRNA ligase; amino-acid sequence: MDSSGFFNEVAERWQREWEKAKLFDANPSDKEKYFITVAFPYTNSPLHIGHGRTYVTADIVARYQRMKGRNVLFPFAFQFTGTPILSIAESIKRGDKDIISDFINLYNISEEKIKEFEDPYRLAEYFREDMKRMAKALGLSVDWRREFTTVDPRFEQFVKWQFRKLREKGFIVTETDAVGFCPNDNFPVGMHDTKGDVEPEIQEIDVVEFEGEDLVFPTATARPETVFGATAILVNPEANYVVVKGSKWVLSKDTFEKISYQRELVVESEIKGSDLIGKKAKNPITGKEVKVYGSKYVDSGVGTGCVMAVPAHEPLHYLGLSELMNEVEVIPVITTEGYGDFPGPEALATAGTKNPAELKDYIDTLYREEYYKGAVREDVVDLVPDFMRPFVKERIAGKRVPEARKATVELLRNIGKHDSIFEIANGPVYCRCGTEIVVKVLRNQWYIAYDNPLWKSWTMKALERVNVIPEDTKRDLAKAVFSMRKRACSRSRGLGVRLPWDDSQIVDSLSDSTIYTAFYTIAHQLNVEPEKLSDAFWDFVLLGRGDPSEVQKATGLSHEELTSLRKEFTYWYPLDSRHSGRDLIQNHLPYLIYNHLAIFGEDYLPKQLVVNGFVRVGGKKMSKSFRNIYPLYKAVQEYGVDPVRLALTVSSQLKEDTDFDPKQVKSVTEQLRRIHDLAVNLTKLKDNETLGLPEKWLLSILHYKVEEVNNLMDSLDLRSAFNVILYDVYEIIRDYLSMVNSPNKSVLRKSVEVWSRLIAPGAPHIAEEIWHIFNNSYVSTERYPSPEELPVDGEAMLQLEYIRHVIEQVRQVSSLANKQPEKVIIYVSNSDELGILRAILRGLKERKNFRELSAMTGQREEYLKTLVERIQALPKVIREFITTYPVDEFKTITDNVNFLMRRLDVDEIQVYRSDDPSAPDIKEKKSTALPMMPGIVII